A window of the Arachis duranensis cultivar V14167 chromosome 5, aradu.V14167.gnm2.J7QH, whole genome shotgun sequence genome harbors these coding sequences:
- the LOC107490403 gene encoding cysteine-rich receptor-like protein kinase 44 yields MGFISIFCPCMETRLRGSAAPSHDPGDGDAADTFDLFFGLHTLQLATNFFSELNQLGHGGFGPVYKGLMPNGQVVAVKKLSLESRQGVKEFTNEVKLLLKIQHKNLVTLLGCCIEGPEKMLVYEYLPNKSLDHFLFDKTKSSYLDWTTRFRIVTGVARGLLYLHEEAPERIIHRDIKASNILLDERLNPKISDFGLARLFPGDDTHVQTFRISGTHGYMAPEYALRGYLSVKTDVFSFGILVLEIVSGRKNHDVQFGVEKADLLNYAWILHQGGKVMDLIDQTLGRYNPDEAAMCIQLGLLCCQASIVDRPDMNSVHLMLSSDSFTLPRPGRPGIHGRVGHWTTTTTSAFTNTNASSGTKASGGSRVSGASSYVEDFSRNSISTSSFDEGR; encoded by the exons ATGGGGTTCATCTCTATATTCTGCCCCTGCATGGAGACTCGTCTCAGGGGATCCGCCGCACCCTCCCACGATCCCGGCGACGGAGACGCTGCAGACACCTTCGATCTCTTCTTCGGCCTCCACACACTTCAGCTCGCCACGAATTTCTTCTCTGAGCTCAACCAGCTTGGTCATGGAGGCTTTGGCCCTGTTTACAAG GGGTTGATGCCTAATGGCCAAGTAGTAGCTGTTAAGAAGCTTTCATTAGAATCAAGACAAGGTGTCAAAGAATTTACCAACGAAGTCAAGCTGTTACTAAAAATTCAGCACAAAAACTTGGTTACTCTGCTTGGCTGCTGTATAGAAGGACCTGAAAAGATGCTTGTTTACGAGTATCTGCCCAACAAAAGTCTTGATCACTTTCTGTTTG ATAAAACAAAGTCTTCATATCTGGACTGGACAACACGGTTTAGAATAGTTACAGGAGTGGCGAGAGGACTTCTCTACCTGCACGAGGAGGCTCCGGAAAGAATAATTCACAGAGACATTAAAGCTAGCAACATATTACTTGACGAGAGGTTAAATCCAAAAATATCAGACTTTGGTTTGGCGAGGCTCTTTCCTGGAGACGATACTCACGTGCAGACATTCAGGATTTCTGGTACACA TGGTTACATGGCTCCTGAATATGCATTGCGTGGATATCTATCCGTGAAGACAGATGTTTTCAGTTTTGGGATCTTGGTGTTGGAAATAGTTAGCGGGAGGAAAAATCACGACGTGCAATTTGGTGTAGAAAAGGCTGATCTCTTGAATTAT GCATGGATACTTCATCAGGGAGGAAAAGTTATGGATTTAATTGACCAAACTCTTGGTAGATACAACCCTGATGAGGCAGCAATGTGCATTCAGCTTGGATTGTTGTGCTGTCAAGCAAGTATAGTAGATAGGCCTGACATGAATTCTGTTCATCTCATGCTCTCAAGTGATTCTTTTACATTGCCAAGGCCAGGTAGACCCGGAATCCATGGCCGTGTCGGACATTGGACCACAACCACCACCTCTGCTTTTACCAATACTAATGCTAGTAGTGGAACCAAGGCTTCAGGAGGTAGTAGGGTTTCAGGAGCTAGTAGCTATGTGGaggatttttctaggaattCTATCTCCACTTCTTCTTTTGATGAAGGCAGATGA
- the LOC107490404 gene encoding 40S ribosomal protein S7 translates to MYTFRKKIHKDKDVEPTEFEESIGQALFDLENTNTELKSELKDLYINSAVQVDVSGGRKAVVIHVPFRLRKGFRKIHVRLVRELEKKFSGKDVVLIATRRIVRPPKKGSAVQRPRNRTLTAVHEAMLEDIVLPAEIVGKRVRYRVDGSTIMKVFLDPKERNNTEYKLETFAAVYRKLSGKDVVFDYPAQEA, encoded by the exons ATGTACACTTTCAGGAAGAAGATCCACAAAGATAAGGATGTTGAGCCAACTGAATTCGAAGAGTCTATTGGACAG GCTTTGTTTGATCTTGAAAATACCAATACGGAGCTGAAAAGCGAACTGAAAGATTTATACATAAATTCAGCTGT TCAAGTTGATGTGTCTGGGGGTCGAAAGGCTGTTGTTATCCACGTTCCCTTCAGATTAAGGAAAGGTTTCCGGAAGATTCATGTTAGACTTGTTAGAGAGCTTGAGAAGAAGTTCAGTGGCAAG GATGTAGTGTTGATTGCCACCCGCAGGATAGTGAGGCCGCCAAAGAAAGGATCTGCAGTTCAGCGCCCTCGCAACCGTACACTCACTGCTGTGCATGAGGCAATGCTTGAGGATATTGTATTGCCGGCTGAGATCGTTGGGAAGCGTGTTAGGTATCGTGTTGATGGGTCGACAATCATGAAG GTTTTCTTGGATCCCAAGGAACGAAACAACACTGAGTACAAGTTGGAGACTTTTGCTGCAGTATACAGGAAACTTTCAGGCAAAGATGTGGTGTTTGATTACCCTGCACAAGAGGCTTAG